In the genome of Quercus robur chromosome 3, dhQueRobu3.1, whole genome shotgun sequence, one region contains:
- the LOC126717339 gene encoding BAG-associated GRAM protein 1-like translates to MAEVMAPPPTEPAAAIVLEPPTASQRCQALQPLELRRIHNNQMTMVQLKGNPQTNSAYLIKLELVAAKNLIGANLNGTSDPYAIITCGTQKRFSSMVPGSRNPMWGEEFNFAAEELPVKVVIMIYDPYHSYSYGSKT, encoded by the exons ATGGCCGAAGTGATGGCGCCTCCTCCGACTGAGCCGGCAGCTGCCATTGTTCTGGAACCCCCTACAGCCTCACAACGATGTCAAGCTCTTCAACCGCTGGAGCTTCGAAGAATACATAATAATCAAATGACT ATGGTCCAATTGAAAGGAAATCCCCAAACCAATTCAGCTTATTTAATCAAG TTGGAATTGGTGGCAGCTAAGAATCTTATTGGTGCAAACTTAAATGGCACATCAGATCCGTATGCTATTATTACTTGTGGTACACAAAAGCGATTCAG CTCAATGGTTCCTGGCTCAAGAAATCCCATGTGGGGAGAGGAGTTTAATTTTGCTGCTGAGGAGCTTCCTGTTAAGGTAGTAATCATGATTTATGATCCATACCATTCTTATAGTTACGGATCCAAAACATAG